The window TTCGTACTGATCGACGACCTCGTCGCAGACGGCGTAGACGACTGCACTGGGGCCGTGTGAAAGCACCTGCTCGCGGCCCTCCAGCGCTCTGCGAGTGGTGGCGAGCGCAGCGCCCTCTCCGTGGCGCACCGTGATCACGAAGTCCGGGCCGACGAAGACGTTGATCTCTCCGGTCTCGACAGCGTCCTCGGCCTCGACGTACCAAAGCGTCTTCAAGACCAGGAACAGGTGCTCGCCATAACGATCGAGCCGGGGGCGCTGGTGGGCGTGCGCGACGTCCTCGACGGCGAGAGAGTGCAGATCGAACGTCGCCTGCAGTTGCTCGAGCTCGGCGGCCGTCGGCGTGTGCACTCCCACCCAGCAGAAGTCACCCGGACCGGCCGACGCCCGCAACGAGGCGAGATCCGTACGCTCCAGGGCACTTTCCACCCGACGTCCGTTGCGGTAGACGGCACTGTCCACGATCACGCGGCCGAGACTAGACCCCCTAGGCTCGCGACCATGGCAACGGTGATCTTGGTGCGCCATGGACGGACCACGGCCAATACGAGTGGACTGCTCGCGGGCCGTACGCGTGGCGTGGCGCTCGACGATCTCGGACGCGAACAAGCCTCGGCGGCCGGCAAGCGACTGCGCGACGTGCCACTGGCGGCACTGGTGACCAGCCCACTCGAACGCTGTCGCCAGACGGCCAAAGCGATCGCCGCCGCCCAGAGCCCGCAACCAAGCACGGTGATCGATCGGGCTCTGAACGAATGTGACTACGGCGACTGGGCTGGTCAGCCGCTGAAGTCCCTGGTGAAGGAGAAGTTGTGGCGCGTGGTGCAAGACCACCCGTCTGCAGCGGTCTTTCCGGGAGGTGAGTCGATGCGCGCGATGCAGGATCGCGCGGTGACAGCGGTACGCATGCGAGACGCTGAGCTGCCACCCGAGGCGACCTGGGCGGCGGTGAGTCACGGCGACGTCATCAAGTCGATCCTGGCGGATGCACTAGGAATGCACCTCGACCTCTTCCAGCGGCTGCACGTCGACCCGGCCTCGATCTCGAT of the Nocardioides sp. genome contains:
- a CDS encoding histidine phosphatase family protein, whose amino-acid sequence is MATVILVRHGRTTANTSGLLAGRTRGVALDDLGREQASAAGKRLRDVPLAALVTSPLERCRQTAKAIAAAQSPQPSTVIDRALNECDYGDWAGQPLKSLVKEKLWRVVQDHPSAAVFPGGESMRAMQDRAVTAVRMRDAELPPEATWAAVSHGDVIKSILADALGMHLDLFQRLHVDPASISIVSYHDSRPRVLAINSTAGDLGWLRPPKRKRRRTSDAAVGGGAGPGNAD